In Legionella israelensis, the genomic window TTTTCCGCGATTTCCAGCATGGCGTTTGGTAAATTTAAGCGATAATAAGAAAAACTGTTATCTAACTGATGAAGATAGGCGTTGCTCAATACCATGTTTGCTGTGCTTATCTTTCCTGTGTTTTTATCTATATTTGCTACAACGGTAAGAACCGTACATCCAGCCAGGCTTCGGCTTGGTCTAAATCCGGATAAATTGTTTTTCAAAAGATCTTCCAGAGAATGATAGTAGTGCTTTGATAATACGAAGCTGTTTGGAGCGGTATGTAACTTCGACATGACGCTACTTAAACCTGTTTTGATTAAAGACGAAATATCTTCTTGTGATATTTCTTTTTTTTCCTGTTCAGAGGTTGGTTTTTTAAACATGCGTTTTTCTCAATTAGATTAGTTGAAGAATAATACAATAGCTAAGCTTAAGAAAATATTAGGTCCTTAAAAAATCAATTAGTCTGCAGGGCGATTTCATCAAAGTTCAAAATCCAATCACTTTTTTCAAATATTGAGTAGAAAGGGCAGCTTTCATTCGTTTTAAAGCAATGCCATCTTGGTTTGAAGTATCCTGGGTTAATAATTTAAGGACTATTTTACGCATAATGCTCAAATTTCTATCTGCATAGCCGCGATATATGGGGCATTGATCTTCGTTCATACCGACATCTAACTTGTAGTGCAAGCCATTTTCTATTTTCCAATGGTCGCGAATTGCCTGACGCATTAAGTTGTGTTTTTTATAAGGCAGGGATGTCATGTAGTAACGTGTAGCCGTTTCAATGTCTCCTGTGGGTAGATGCCGCGTGGATTGCACACGGATATAGGCGCTTAAATCTTTCCATTGTTGACCGCAGGAAGGAAGGTACATGGCTGGTAATACGGTGTATGTTCTTTCTTCAAAACGGCTGTGGTCATAATTATTGGTGTCTTTTTGTTGGTAAACCATGGCCTTGTAATTTAGGGAGTCCGCTTTTTGAAAGAGATTATCCACTTTCCGGTGCATGCGTTTATGATTCTTTTTTAAAGCAAGCACATAATGAGCTTGTTTGAGACGTATTAAATTGGCAATTCCCTTTTGCGTTCCCATTGCATCAATCGTTATCACCTTATCTTTGATACTGAGCGCCTTTAATAGTATAGGTATCCCCTTTATTTCATTAGACTTGTCAGGTGTAACCGTGCTGCCAAGGGTCACGGATAAGCGTGCGGAGTAAGCATTCACCAGATGGGTCGCCTTCTTATGGCCCCTTTGATAAGAGGAGCCACGACTTGTCTTACCATCAATCGCAATCAGCTCATCCATAAAAAATTGACTGATTCCTTCTATCCATGAACTTAAACAACGCTCAAATTCTAAAGGGTCAATCAGAGAAAATACCCGTGCCAATGTGTGATGGCTTGGCAAACCTTCACTGACGTCAATAAATTGGCTTAACCAGCGCTTGCGGCTCCTGGCAAAAATCTCCATGGCTTTCCAACTGTCACAGCCACATATTAATCCGCATAAAACAATAATCAGTATCGTTAAAAGTGAATACGTGCAACGCCCTCCAACACGTGGGTCCTCAATGGATAGGAAACAATGAAACAAATATTGATTTTTTCCAAATTTACGCGTACTTTCTAACACAATCAGGCTCCTTCTTAAGATTTTTATAATCTACGTCGACCAACGTAGGCGCCTGATTTTTAACATTTTTTATTTTAATTTGCCAGATTAATAAAACATATCCCTACAATTTAGCTCATTCTCAATGATGAATTTTTGAACTTTGATGAAATCGCCCTGATTAGTCTGACCTTTGTACCGGACAATTTTTTAAATTAAGGAAGGGATAGAAGAAATAACTCGCTGACTTACAATGATTTTCATATACTCAGCTTCGACAAAAAAGGAGCATATATTTGGCAACGAGAGCTCACCTTCGTCATAAGCCAAGAGCAAATCCCAGGTTTTAGTATAAGTTAATATGATTTGAATGGCTTCCCGACCAAGATCATTTACCAATTCATGATTGATTAAAGTTTTTTGTAACAGTTCAACGGTTTGTTGTAATTCTTGCAATCCTCGTTCAGATAGTCTTTTATCATAGGTTGTATATCCACGAACCAAATGTTGTTTAAGTACTTCTGTTGCCCATATGCGAAATTGTGTAGCTTGATTTGAGTTCACTCCATAGCCCACAGATAGAATAGCATCCAAATTATAAAACTTTGTGCTATATCTCTTACCGTCACTGGCAGTACGTTCCAAAATGGAACATACTGAATTTTCGTCTAACTCCTTGGAACTAAATATATTTCTCAAGTGTTTTGTAATAGCAGGACGCTGGGTACCAAATAAATCAGCTATTTGTTGCTGAGAAAGCCATATGATCTCATCAACAACATTGACATCTAATTCTATATGGCCATCTTTTGAGGTGTATATAACAATTTCCGACACAATCGTCCCTTTAGTAATTATTGTCTAAATAGTTGGTTTCCGATTTCCAAAATAGAAATTTAGAATCCCACATTCCCGCGATCTTTTTTAAGAACTACGCATTAGGGTTATCACCACCAACCGCCAACAAATGTCACTTATTTTTAGCTGCCTTGGATTTTAATAGTTCCGACAGTTGTTGCATAGCAAGATGTTTTTCCCTGGTACGCCCTGAACGAACTGCATCAATCAAAGTTAATAAATCATAAAATAATTATTTAGCCGAGAAATGGTGCCGATATGGTGCCGCAATATGAAGGTAATTCTATTTATTCTTTATAAATCAACAACTTAATTGGGGCGGCGGGAATTGAACCCGCTACACCCGATTTTGACCCAGATCACGATAAACAACAAAAGGCCACCAAAAACCATAAGAAATCAGACAGTTAACTTGAATTTCAAGAGGTGGTCATGTTGTCTTTGAGAGTCGTTTATTGTCAGTGAATAAACCCGCAGTAACCCCTTTTTCATATTGCTCGAATAAACTCGATTTTAGAGATTTAAGTATTCCAGTTTCTAGCAAAGAATTTTTTAACCTATCTACCATGCCATCATTTGATCAATTTATATTCTTAGCATTGCCAATAAATAATGAGCTACATAGCATTAAAGGAGCTGCTATCAAAACTTAACTTTATGTAATTTGCTCTCTAAACTTAACAAGAAATGTTAAGTATATAAAGTGAATTGCATTAAGGCTCCCTGTGAACGCAATTAATTATTTGAACCCTTTAGCCGCCTCAAGACCAACACTAGAATTTCATGAATTTTTGTCTAACTTATTTCATTGAATATTTTCTATTTCGACAAGATAAACGATAAAATCGTAAGCGCTTAATTAACCTCACCTAGCAAAGTTCCTTCCCAACCTTGATACTCCGTTTATTTTTAACAACGGAGAAAATCAGCATGACAGACAATCCGAAAAGATCACGACGCGAATTTTGGCAATCTCATAATGACTCATGGGAAGTCAGTGGTTTAACCCAAGCTGTTTACTGTGAACAGCAAGGCATAAGTCATTCAGCGTTTTGTTATTGGCGAGGACGTCTTCGTCCTAAAGCTTCAAAAGCGCAGAGAACATCCCCTCATTTTCTAGCGGTTAAGTCAGCTGTTGAACCTACTTCGGCAAACACGCCCTATGAGCCGGCCATTCAGTTAATGTTGCCAAATGGTGTACGCCTTGGAATCAGCGGTCAGACCGACAAAGTCATTTTACGTGAAGTTTTAACGTTTGCAGGGGCGTTATAATGTTGCGCTTACCGGAAACGACAGCGATTTATGTTGCAACAACACCTGTTGATTTCAGAAAAGCCATTAATGGCTTGGCTGCCATGGTGATTGAGGAATTTGAATCGCCGGCGAACGATGGTTCTGTTTACGTTTTTTATAATCGTAGCCGTGACAGGGTTAAGTGTTTGTTTTGGGATAAGAATGGTTTTGTGCTTTATCACAAGCGCTTAGAGCGTGGAAAATTTAAGATGGAGAAGACGTCAACCCAGCTTGAAGCCATTACTCACCAACAGTTGGACTGGTTGTTGGCGGGGCTTGAATTTAAGTTGATGTCTGAATTTCCCATGCTTGATTTCAAGCATTATTTTTAAGTTAACTTCATGATTTTATTAAATTAAACCGTTACATTGCATGCTTATTTTGGTATAATAGTGCCCATTAAAACAACACAAATAATACCAACGATGAAACAACAATCTGACTTAACAGTAGAGCAATTACGCGAAGAAAATGCGCGTTTGTTGGCATTGTTGGCTCAGCAGGAAAGCACTATCGAAACGCTTCGCCACCAGCTGCACTTATTCCGTAATGCACGCTTTGGCCGCAAAAGCGAAAAAGGTGTCGTGCCGGAACAAATGGCATTGCAATTTGACGAAGCAGAGCCATCCAGTGAACAGGATGAATCGACTGTTGAGCCTTCTCAAACTGAAACCATTACCTATACCCGTGCTAAAAAAGGCACAGGCCGCAAAGCACTGCCCAAGTCATTACCCTATGTTGAGCAGATTCATGACTTAAGCGATGAAGAAAAACATTGCGACTGTGGTTGTGAGTTAACTCATATTGGTGACGACATCTCAGAACAACTGGATGTTGTACCGCAAATGACCTTCCGTGTGGTTCATGTTCGTAAAAAATACGCTTGCAAGACATGTGAAGAAACCATTCAAACGGCCAAACTGCCGAAACAACCTATTCCACAAAGCATTGCATCGTCTGGTTTACTGGCAGCAGTGATTGATGCCAAGTTTAACCGCCACATGCCGCTTTATCGCCAGGAGGCGATGTTTAAAGAAGCGGGCATTCCCGTTACCAGAGCAACGCTTTGCAACTGGGTGGTAAAAGCCGCTGATTTATTAACGCCGCTGGTTAAACTCATGGTTGCGGCCATTCACGATTATGACATCGCTTATGCGGATGAAACACCCGTGCAGGTGCTCAAGCAGAAAAACAAACCGCCAACATCAAAATCCTATATGTGGCTATTCATTGGCGGTCCACCGGATAAACGCTGTTATGTTTATCAGTACCATCCGTCACGCACTCACCAGATACCGGCTGATTTCTTTTCCGACTTCAGCGGCTACCTGCATGCTGACTGTTATGGTGGTTATGTCGCTTTAGACAAAGAAGACCATGTTACCCATGTTGCCTGTATGGCGCACGCCAGAAGGTATTTTGTCGATGTGGTCAAACTTGCCGGCAAGAAAAAAGGCATTGCCCATAAAGTCTTGACCTATTTTACCGAGCTTTATCAGCTGGAAGCTTCCCTCAAAGAGGCAAAGGCTGCACCAGACGATATTTATCAGGCAAGACAAAAAGAGGCCAAACCTATTCTTGATGAACTCAAAGACTTTGTTGAAGATAAAAAAATCAATATCCCACCGAAAAGCCCATTGGGCAAAGCCGTTCATTACCTGTTGACGCACTGGGTTGCGCTCAAACGATACCTTGACGATGGCCGTCTCGAAATAGATAACAACCGAACAGAGCGCTCCATTAAACCTTTCGTCATCGGACGAAAAAACTGGCTCTTTCATGGCAACGAAACGGGCGCCAAAGCAGGTGCTATCCTCTATTCCCTCATCGAAACCTGTAAGCAACACCAGGTTGATGCTTTCGCATGGTTGAAATACGCACTGACCAACATCCAATATGCTGAAACCATCGAACAGCTCGAAGCTTTGCTGCCCTTTCATGTAAACCCTTCCGAACTTGAAAACATGCGCAGCTTACCTGCTTTGGAAATGCCTGAGAAGAGTGGGGTTAATTAAGCGTTTACATAAAATCATTCTTTTAATCACAATAACAAAAAAGCAAAGAGGAATGTGTGTCTGAGATAGTTATATATACTGCAAAGGATGGACATATAGAGCTGGATGTCAGTCTTGCTGATGAAACCATATGGCTTTCTCAGCAACAAATTGCGGAATTATTTGGCACTCAGCGTCCTGCTATTACTAAACACTTGCGAAATATTTTTAATTCTAATGAACTAGACGAAAATTCAGTATGTTCCATTTTGGAACGTACTGCCAGTGACGGAATATAATACTAAATTTTATAATTTGGATGCTATTTTGTCTGTGGTTATCGCGTGAACTCAAATCAGGCAACACAATTCCGCATATGGGCAACCCAAGTACTCAAAGAGCATCTGATTCGCGGATACACGACTTATGACAAAAGGCTATCTGAGCGAGGTATAGGTGAATTACAGCAAACTGTAGAGTTATTACAGAAAACATTAATAAATCACGAATTAGTGAATGATCTAGGCCAAGAAGCAATTCAAATTATACTGTCTTATGAGTTAACTTATCAAGCTGCATTGTCAGCGATTGAGTCATTAAAGAAGGCAGTTTTATGTTTCTACTTTATCTCAAATCACAATCTTTACCGATTAAGTTCAATGAAAACGGTTTAATTGCACTTGCTCTATTGGTTGCGGAAAGTAACCCTACTCAGAAAGATATTATTATTCGTTTAGTTGTGAATTTGCTTGTTGATTAATTAAGCTTAAGTCTGGATGCCCGATTTTTAATTCACTGGTAATAATATTGATTTTGGAACCGCCCTAGATGCGGTTATGAATTTTATGCAGAACTCTTATAAGCTTTGGGTTCTGGGCGATTTGAAACAAATCTGAGCGGAACCTTTTTATGCACTAGATGCCCGTCACTTATTTTTAGCTGCCTTGGATTTTAATATTTCCGAAAGTTGTTGCATAGCAAGATGTTTTTCTCTCGCACGCCCAGAACGAATTGCATCAATCAAGGTTAACAAATCATAAAATAAAGGATTGGGGTGTTTTGTAATAGACTCTGGGACAGAAGAGTATAAAGGCTTGAGAGCGACACCTCGTTCCTCTCCTTCTCCATAAGGCCAAACAGGGATTGGATCATTTCCCCTTATAATCTGCTCTTTTAAGAGAGCTGCGTAGTTTGTAGGTATGCCCCGAACGATTCCTCCCAATTTAACCGGAAAAATATATGAAGAAAAACTCTTCACAGGCTTGAAGAATAGGCTGAGGTTTTTCCGTTGATATTAGAAGAGATAATCAAAGCAATTAAAAGTAATAAATAAATCAGCTTATATCCAAAACTTAGTAAAAATAGATCTTAATTTATTCAATATGAAGCTCTTTGATGGCTGGAAAAAGCTCGCCAACCTCTACTTTTAGGCTCTACCCCAAATAAGTGCCTAGTACAACGTTTCACTGATTCTGTCCTGCATAGGGATGTGTGCTAATCTTCCGCGTTCTTGAGGCACATTGGAAAGTAGGCACACATGGAAAAGTATATCGTAAAACTAACTGCGGAAGAACGATGTGAATTATTGGAGTTAATTCGAATGGGAAAAAAGCAGCTAATAAATTAATGCGCGCGCGAGTTTTATTATCCGCAGATGAAAATGATGCAAAATTAAAACAAAAAACAGATGAAGTAATAGTCACAGAAATGCATGTGAGCAGTAAAACAGGGCTCGGATTCGTCAACGATTTGTAGAGGAGAGCATCAGGAAGCCACAAAACGCTTACTTCAAAAAGATAGTATCATCCTGTTTGAAACAACCATAATGTATCAAAAGTACCTTGCAAAATATTCAACATACTGTGAGATATACTGAAATTGCTGCCGTTAAATTTAAAGAATTTTGAGATGATTAATATTTGTCCGTAAATTTCTGGGGTTTATGGCTAGACACCCATCCTAACTTCATTTTGCAACGGACCCGACACTAATCGTTAATAATGTCGAGTTAAAGATGGAGTGCAAATTGGTAAACAATCAGCGATGGACGCCGCCTGATACCATATACCACATTTGACAATGGCGCTCTGTTGTGTATAATATCAATCCATATTGATTGGATATTTAATAAAACATCAGATGTTCGTCTTTAAATGGGAAGGAAGAAAAAGAAGATAAGTTCAAAAACCGATCACATATCAATAAATTAAACTTCTCTAATAGGATGATGTAATGACAAAAATCACAGACCTGCCAACTGACCCAATTTTAGAGATATTTCAATTCATGTCTCCAAAAGATGTTGTCCATTTTCTCTCAACAAACAAACAATATAGACAATTTGATGAAAGTCCTAATTTTTGGAAAGTCATGTTAAAGATACATTTTCCTGATTACCCGGTTTCATCAGAAAACAAAGAACTTGACTTCAAAAAAGTTTTTAAGTCCTGTTACAAAAGCCTTGTACCCGAAAGTAAATATCACGCTGTAATGAATATAAAGGAATCTCCAGATTGTGATAAAGATATGGAGCCAGGAAAGTTTTTTCAACAGTTGGTCACTTTATTTAACCAAAACATCAATCAAACCAATCCAGGTCCTCATATACATATTGCTGAAAATGGAAAACCTTTATCTAGTCATACCGTAGTTGGCGGCGGTTTTCATGCCATTTTAGAATTAGCTTTACCGGAAAATTTTAGCTTGGAATTTGAATCATGTAATGGGCTCTACATTCCTAAAGAACAAATTACTATAGACAATATTGTATCTTGCGACGACACAGTTAATCCTTTGCGAAAAGCAGCGCAGGAGCCGGCTAAAGACATGGACTTGGATGTAATGAAATCTTTATTAAAAGGGATATCGATTAAAACAAAACAACAAATGAACTATTTTCTTGCAGACAAATCAAGGTTGGTCAGCGGCTTATTTAAAAAAGCTACAGGTCAGGAAAAAACAAACGTTGAGCTTAATAAAGAGATGGAGAAAATAATTGAAGAATCCAAGAGCGTCATGGATTTATTAAAAGGTGTCCACACCATCTCTCAACAAGCCTATGAATCTGCTTTTGGAAATTTCACCAAAGGGTTAAAAGATTTCTTTAATGCCATTGGAATCAAAAATTATGATAGAAAGGATTCCATGCTTGATTTTCTGAAAAAATGCCAGGAATATGAACTGATTTCAACGGTGCCACTTGAATCATTCCCAGCGGCATCAAAATAAAATTCTATCCAAGGATGAGTGATAGTAAGGGATGATTCACTCGTTAATATTTTTTACGAGAATTTTAACCAATCGTTTCTATTTTCGACAAAACCGGTTTTGTCAGCGTCCTACCGTTGAAACAGCTCTCGATGCGTATCGCTCAATGGGTGAAAGCCCCGGACTGACGTGGTTTAGTTGATTTGGACAACCATAAAAAACAACAAAGACCAAGAGCTAGCTTCTTCAAATACGGCCTGGATTTTATTCGCGATAAATTCAGCGCCTTTTATTGCAAAATCGCTGAGTTTAGAAAAATTATCAGACAACTTGTCCCCGAAAATATACAAATAGGAGTTGACTCATGAGGTTTTGTCCTGCACAGAGGAGGACTAATTGGTTTTTTAGGGACCTAATGTTTTCTTAAGCTTAGCTATTGTATTATTCTCCAACTAATCTAATTGAGAAAAACGCATGTTTAAAAAACCAACCTCTGAACAGGAAAAAAAAGAAATATCACAAGAAGATATTTCGTCTCTAATCAAAACAGGTTTAAGTAGTGTCATGTCGAAGTTACATACCGCTCCAAACAGCCTCGTATTATCAAAGCACTACTATAATTCTCTGGAGGAGCTTTTGAAAAACAATTTATCCGGATTTAGACCAAGCCGAAGCCAGGCTGGATGTACTGTTCTTACCGTTGTAGCAAATATAGATAAAAACACAGGAAAGATAAGCACAGCAAACATGGTATTGAGCAACGCCTATCTTCATCAGTTAAATAACAGTTTTTCTTATTATCGCTTAAATTTACCAAACGCCATGCTAGAAATCGCGGAAAAATATGCCTTAACTTCACAGGCAGCTACATTAAAGACAACACTCCTTCTTCATGAATTACAAGAGAAATTAAAGGAAGGCATAAAGGCATTCGAAGAGAATTCACGTGAAATGGCAAAACAATACATTACCGAAGATGAATCCGAATATGAAAAAGCATGTGATAAAAAATACGATGAACTTGCTTTTAATGCCATATTCAAGCGCGATGAAGCAAACCATGAGGATAGCTTTGACAAGAAATATGATAGGTTTTAAAACGCTATTGCCCACAATTAACCCATAGGGATTCTCTCCTACGGGTTACTCTCCCCTAGCTCTTTCAATCTCACTGCAAATTTTAAAATCTTCAAAGTCAGATTTTTCATCCAAGATAGACCGAACATGGCTTTTCTTGAATGACTAAATGGCTACTCCAGCTTTTTAAGCCAGAACACCAGAGGTTTCATACTCATCGTTTTCTCTCCAATTTCCCGCCAACCGAAATGTTGCCATACCTGATCTAAGGGTATGTACACTTGGGGGCGTCGCGGATCATTTGCTGAGCGTTCAACGGCGCAAAATGTCGCTGTTTGGCTTCCATATTGCCTGGCGACTGCTTCGCGTTTTCTGAAAAAAACGGCGATAGATATTCTGACCACGATAAGCCGGTAATAAAACCGATTCACCAAAATAAAAATATCCTTGATGTTCATCCCCTGCTCAATAAAAGGGACTTGGCATTCCTCCGGTTCAAACTCTAAAGAAATGGCTGTAGATGCACCTACCACCTGTTTTTGATCAAATACTAACACCATGATGCTTTCCGAGCAGGCCAGATAAAAAGAATAATGAAACACAGCAATAAAAAGATCAAAGCCATCATCAAGCTTTCTCCTTGGAAAAAATATAATCGTTGAGATAAATTAGTTTTGGCTTAATCTGATCAGTCTCCGGCTTTTAAGAAAGGTATGTCAAGTCAAGTTTACGATGTGCGACAGGATAACCCTCCTTTTTAATTGATAATATATCAACTCGTGATATAATTAAACAATGAATACAGAAGATCATTCTTTAAAAAATTTGTTAGAGCTTGATGGCGAGAGAATCGTAATAGATGAAGAGCTTGGATTGTGGGTTAAATTCGAAGTAATTGAAACGTCGACTAGGGCGTGTTTTTAAAGTTTTTCAAACGATTAAAAATCTGATAAAAAGACTCCATACTGAAAATGGAGCAAATGGATGTCAAGATTTGTTATTGATGACAAAATGTGGATCAAATTAGAAGAATTACTTCCTGCTCCGAAAGGTCGCCATGGGGAAAATGATCGATTATTTATTGAAGCAGTTTGTTGGATAATCAGGACTGGTGCGCCCTGGAGAGATTTACCGCCAGATTATGGGAAATGGCAAAGTGTTTACGGTCGTTACAATAGGTGGGTAAAAAAGGGAAATTTCAATGGAATTCTTGAAATTTTAAAAAAAAGATGGCGATCACGAATGGCACATGATGGATGGTAGTATTGTTAGGGCACATCAACATGCGGCAGGTGCGATAGGGGGTCAGGACTATCAAGCACTTGGACGGTGTCGCGGCGGATTTAGCTCGAAAATTCATGCAAAAGTAGATTCATTTGGGCTCCCATTAGGATTTATATTAACCGGTGGCCAAGAACATGAAATAAAGATGGCGAAAGATTTATTGAGTGAAGATAAAAGTGAATATTTATTAGCTGATCGCGCTTACGATAGCAATGAATTTAGAGAAGAGTTGGCAAGGCGCGGAGTTGAGACCGTTATTCCAAGTAAAAAGAACCGATACCTTTTTATTGAGCATGACGCTCATATTTATAAAGAAAGGAATCATATCGAGCGATTTTTTAACAGAATCAAAGGGTTCAGAAGAATTGCTACGCGGTATGATAAAACTGCCGCCATGTTTTTAGGTGCTTTAACTGTGATAAGTATTTTGCTGTGGCTGAAACTTTAAAAACACGCCCTAGATCACAAGGCATTAAATACTCATTGACTTTACATGATAAATCTAAAAAAGAATCATGGGATTTGATAATAGTCATGAGATTGAGTATGGCTCAAAGAGAGGTGTTAGACCTAAGAGAACGTTTGATCATTGGCATTATGATGAAAGTGATCGAGGAAGACCATACAATTACATTAATGCAGGCAAGTTACTTGAAGATTTTTGGAAAGAAGTTGATAAGCGTGTTGATGCGCTTAAGGAGAGTAGATAATGAACAAAGCTAAAATTGGTATTATGCCCCTTGAGCAATATAAACAACGAACAATTGCAATTGCAAAAGGGAAATATAAACCCAAAAGTGATGAGCCAAAAATATGGTTTACATCAATGAAATCATTAGCAAATGTACTATCAGAAGAAAATCAACATTTACTCAGGTTAATCATCGAAAATGAACCTAAGTCTGTTTCTGATTTGGAGGCATTAACTGGCTATAAACGCAAGGCTAATAATATACTGAGAACACTAAGAACAATGGAACAGTATGGGCTGGTTAAGCTAGAAGAAAGTCCACATAAAATTCATAGAGGAAGGGTACCTTTAATGCCTAAGGCGTTGTATGACGAGTTTGATGTGGAATTTTCCCTTCAGAGAGTCGGAGGTTAATACGAATGAAGAAATATTTGGTGTATATTTTTCAAAATGGAACTTTATATACTGGCTATACTGATAATTTAGAAAAAAGGTATAAGGCCCATCAAAGTGGAACTGGTAGCGAATACACTAGCACCTCATCCTTTAAATATATAGATCAATAAGTTAAACTTCAAATCTAGACAAAAGGAACAAATTGGATTTGGCGGGGTTGGAGTAGATCAACTATTTGCTAATGAAGTAGGTGATAGCTTACAAGTTATGGCGATGGGTTCCTTAGAAAGCGCCTTAAGCAGAAATTCCCGGGTTGTGTGGCAATGTATCCATTAAAGAGATATTTCGTTACGTTAGACCAAGTGAAGATGAAATGCTACGATCGAATCTTTATTTAATAACTAAAAATCGGTTACAACAATAATGTGCAGCAACAAATAATTTGAAGCAATTCTTCGTGATGAAATGAAGAATGAGTATCACTCTTATCAAGAAGGCAAGCTTTAGAACTGACACGATCGTATCCTATTAATTTTGCCATTCTATTTTCTCATAATATTTGAAGAGATTTTTTGTGTTGTTATTTTTAATTATTTGTTTATAATACGCACACATTATCCATTTAAAAACCATATGGAATTATGAAAGATCTTGATTTATATATCCGTAGCTATGAAATTCAAAAAAACCAAACCCCAAATGAGCTCCAGGCTTTTCTCAGCATATTATCTTCTATTCAAGAGGAAAAACCTGAAGTAGGTATGTCAGAGACGAAAACACAGTTATTTTTCAATGCTGAAAAAGCAAAAAACAACCTTGCCGTTATTGAAACTATCCGTTCATCTTTAGAAAAAACAGACTTTAAAAATGAAAAGCCTTCAATAATAATCGTCAAAGAGATAAACAAAAATATAGACGGCTTGGCGGCATCCAGTGAAACGCGTCAATTTCTAGCTTATGTAAAAAAGCAACTGGAATCCATTGATTATAAGGAGGAGGATAGGAAGAAACTGGATCCTGTGTTAAAAAAATCCAAAGGCAGTTGTATTAATATAGATCATATACTCAAAAAAAAGAAACTTAATCCAAAGCTGTTTTCTCAAAAAGATATTTCTCTGGAGCATGACTTGACTGCTCATGTGGCTTGGGCATTCAGATATATATATATTCCGTACCTTATCCAAATATTACCGTAAAAAAAGGGCAACCCGCACGAATATATCATGGTATAGAGCATGTCACCCGTGCGGCTGCATATATTCCTGTTTTGGTGAATTTATA contains:
- a CDS encoding transposase: MSRFVIDDKMWIKLEELLPAPKGRHGENDRLFIEAVCWIIRTGAPWRDLPPDYGKWQSVYGRYNRWVKKGNFNGILEILKKRWRSRMAHDGW
- a CDS encoding IS5 family transposase is translated as MMDGSIVRAHQHAAGAIGGQDYQALGRCRGGFSSKIHAKVDSFGLPLGFILTGGQEHEIKMAKDLLSEDKSEYLLADRAYDSNEFREELARRGVETVIPSKKNRYLFIEHDAHIYKERNHIERFFNRIKGFRRIATRYDKTAAMFLGALTVISILLWLKL
- a CDS encoding GIY-YIG nuclease family protein, translated to MKKYLVYIFQNGTLYTGYTDNLEKRYKAHQSGTGSEYTSTSSFKYIDQ